In one Mesorhizobium australicum genomic region, the following are encoded:
- a CDS encoding ABC transporter ATP-binding protein has protein sequence MALLELDGVSKAFGSLKAVDNVSFKVEAGEIFGIAGPNGSGKSTLFNTITGIPFGPDRGTIRFDGVEIQKLRGHRIARLGLARTFQRETAFDGLTVFENALMGSAFGGQQTVEAAASAAEALEFVGFSAQDFGRPAGELSVFQRKCLMLATAIAMKPKMLLLDEPASSLTKPEIDSSIELIRRTAARGITILLIEHVLTLLMSLSQHLLVLNEGSVLALGDPRTVVADQRVVEAYLGSRKVA, from the coding sequence ATGGCGTTGCTGGAACTGGACGGCGTCTCGAAGGCCTTCGGCTCGCTGAAGGCCGTCGACAACGTCTCCTTCAAGGTCGAGGCCGGCGAGATCTTCGGGATCGCCGGCCCCAACGGCAGCGGCAAGAGCACGCTGTTCAACACTATCACCGGCATTCCCTTCGGGCCTGACCGTGGCACGATCCGTTTCGACGGCGTGGAGATCCAGAAGCTCCGCGGTCACCGGATCGCGCGCCTCGGTCTCGCCCGCACCTTTCAGCGCGAGACGGCCTTCGACGGCCTGACCGTGTTCGAGAATGCGCTGATGGGCTCGGCCTTCGGCGGCCAGCAGACGGTGGAGGCGGCCGCCTCGGCCGCGGAAGCGCTCGAATTCGTCGGCTTTTCGGCGCAGGATTTCGGCCGCCCGGCGGGCGAGCTGTCGGTGTTCCAGCGCAAGTGCCTGATGCTGGCGACGGCGATCGCCATGAAGCCGAAGATGCTGCTGCTCGACGAGCCGGCGTCCAGCCTCACCAAGCCCGAGATCGACAGTTCGATCGAGCTCATCCGCCGCACGGCCGCGCGCGGCATCACCATATTGCTCATCGAACATGTTCTGACGCTGCTGATGAGCCTGTCGCAGCACCTGCTCGTGCTCAACGAAGGCTCCGTTCTGGCCCTCGGCGACCCGCGCACGGTGGTGGCGGACCAGCGCGTCGTGGAAGCCTATCTCGGAAGCAGGAAGGTCGCATGA